CTGCCCTACAGTATGAATAGGCGCCCAAATTGACGTCCTATGGTCACTTTCTGTGTTTAAGCAGTGTTCTGAGTTCCATGTGTATCATCCTTCTACAGATTGAAGTCTGCTGGGGCAGTCCTCGTAGCGAAGCTTGTGACAGGTTCACTCGCCTATGATGATATATGGTTTGGGGGAAGAACACGAAACCCATGGAACATTGAGGAATTTTCTACTGGTTCATCAGCAGGGCCGACAGCTAGCACCAGTGCAGGTTTACTTGTAAACATATTTGCACCTGTAACCAAACGAATAATATGTATACTAAATGAAACTTCTTTTCATTCTCCTAGGAATGGTTCCCTTTGCAATTGGTTCAGAAACGGCAGGATCCATAACATATCCTGCAGCTAGATGTGGAGTAACTGCTTTGCGCCCATCATTTGGAACAATTGCACGGACCGGCGTCATGAGCCTTTCTGAGAGTCTGGTACGTTCATGCAAATTATTCATTTTCCCTTCAGATTGGATTCAGCCTTGTGAATGATGAGTTTATTATCGTAAAATGGCAGGACAAACTCGGTCCTTTCTGCAGAAGCGCAACAGACTGTGCTATTGTATTAGATGCAATCCGTGGCGCGGATGCTGGTGATCCCTCGTCTCGTGAAATTGCTTTAGAGGACCCATTTCATGTTGACATCACAAAATTCACTGTTGGATATCTTGACAGCGCTGAGATGGAGGTAACTGGGACCCTAAATGTGTTCGGCAGTCTGGTTCATGTAATGAAATTGCTCGTTCCTGGTCTGATCCTCGGACAAACTCTGTTCTTGATTTCATAATACCAGGTTGTCAAGGTCCTCTCTGCCAAGGGTGCTAAGCTTGTGCCTTTCAAGTTGAACTACACCGTCGAATCGGTTCAGTCCATTCTAAACATCACGATGGACGTCGATATGCTTGCACATTTTGACAATTGGCAACGCGAAGGACACGACGATGagtatgaagctcaagaccagtggCCGGTGGAGCTTCGTCGCGCACGATTGGTCCCAGCAGTCGACTATGTACAGGTGATGTACCAACCATACCAAACACATTGACAATACTTATTCACTGGATCCGGTCTTATTTTTACTATTCCGATGAACAGGCACAGAGAGCGCGAGGTAGGCTGATCAGGGAGGTCCAGGAGAGCTTCACGGTTGACGCGTTCATCGGCAATGTGACCGACTGGGAGCTCGTTTGTCTGGGAAATCTCGTGGGGTTGCCCATCGTCGTGGTGCCTACGGGCTTCAAGAGCATCGAGCACCCACCAAAAGGCAACACGAGGAGACGAACCACAGTGACGACGGGCATATATGCTCCCCCTGACCATGACCACATTGTAAGCTTTCTTCTTGTCCCAGGACATCTTACTTACCTTGAGCAACGGCACCACTAGAGTTCACAGCAGGAAACTTGTTGACATGAGGAACGGTGATGATGCTGACCATGTTTGTGTGTTTTGGATTTGATCGCAGGCTCTGGCGCTGGCGATGGCGTACCAGTCCGTCACCGATCACCACAAACAACGGCCACCGATTGACGCAAATTAGAAAATGCTACACAAGTAATTAGCCGGCTGATGAGATGGTATTGAGAAGAAAACTCCGTGTGCTGTTTCCCTTGAGATAAATAAGATATTTCTACGGCGGCAGAGGGCCATAGATTGAGTTACATTGGGGGATGCATGAATCCTCGCTGGAGCGACACGCCACAAATTCTGCCACTGATTGGAGAGAAGTGCAAACTGGAGTGGGGGCAAATCAGTGGAGTGATGGTATTTCTTGTGTAGAAGTAGATTTGAAACATGCAAGCAAACTCTTGTGAAACTTGTAAACTTTGGTGGGGGCCCTGGCCCTTGTTGAGCTCTATGCAGATCCGTCTCTGCAAAGACCAAGTTTTTAGTCATGGCCAAAATATTGGCAGGATATCTATTAGCCACAATTCATATACCATGTGCGACTTGCGGTAAACGTCTTAGCCTTCCTGGCCGACGTGTTGCATGTTAAATAGAAGGGTTGCGAGCCCAAATACGCGTACAGGTTGTTTAGATAGATACATCTTGTAAAGGAAGAAAACTAGGGATAAGAGGAGATAAAGATACAAAAGAGTTTAGCTAGCTAACTACTCCTCCGGCGGTGTTGATCTCCCTTCCTGTATACGCCTTGTACAAGTCTACACGCACGCAACCATATCATCacgtttaacaccctcccttaatcaaaTTTTATCAAGTTGAGATTATGTTTGAAGTCTTCAAAACTTCTTGTGGGTAGAACTTTGGTGAAACCATCTGCAACCTGATCTTGAGAGTGAATAAACCGAATCTCCAAGAGTTTATTTGCAACTCTTTCTCGAACAAAGTGAAAGTCTATCTCAATGTGCTTAGTTCTAGCATGAAAGACTAGATTTGCTGATAAATAGGTAGCACCTAGATTGTCACACCATAAACATGGAGCTCTAGTGCTTTCATACCTAGTTTCTTTAAAATTGACTGCACCCATATGATCTCTGTTGTTGCATTGGCTAATGCTTTGTATTCTGCTTCTGTACTGGACCTTGAAACTGTAGCTTGCTTTCTTGCACTCCAAGATATCAAATTAGGTCCAAAGAATACTACAAAACCACAAGTTGAGCGTCTGTCATCTAGACACCCAGCCCAATATGAGTCAGAGAAGGCACTGATAAGTGTAGAGGATGATTTGCTGAAATTTAGACCAATGCTCAATATATTTTTCCCATATCTTACTATACGTTTTGCAGCAGTCATGTGAACAGTggtaggtgcatgaagaaactgacataCTTTGTTAACAGCAAAGGAAATGTCTGGCCTGGTCAGTGTTAAGTACTGAAGTGCACCTACCAGACTTCTGTATTTTGTACCATTTTCTGAACTCAGGAGGTCTCCTTCAGTAAGAGACAATTTTTCTGTACTAGATAAAGGAGTGGGTGCAACCTTACAGCTTTGCAAACCAGCCTTTTTTACTAAGTAtgttgcatatttttcttgagagaggTGAAGACCATCCTTGTGTTGCTTGACCTCAATACCAAGAAAATAATGTAGATCTCCTagatccttgagagcaaattcTGCACTCAAATCCTTCAACAGTGTTGTTATTGCTTCATCAGATGAACTTgtcacaattatatcatcaacatatataagaacAAATATGGATATACTTGACTTGTTATAGATAAATAATGAGGTGTTAGACTTTGAAGGAACAAAGCCAAGTGCTTGCATCTTTTTACTGAGACGAGAATACCATGCTCTTGGGGCCTATTTCAGTCCATACAATGCCTTGTCAAGCTTGCACACATGAAGTGGTGCACGTGCATTTGCAAACCCAGGTGGTTGTTTCATGTAAACCTCTTCTTCCAAAACACCATGGAGGAACGCCTTCTGAACGTCTAGCTGACATAAACTCCATCCCCTGGACACAGCAATAGACAAAACAAGACGAATAGTAACAGCTTTCACAACTGAACTaaatgtgtcctcatagtcaatgccATACCGTTGTTTAAAGCCCTTTGCAACGAGTCTGGCCTTATAACGGTCAATGGTTCCATCAGCTTTCCTTTTTATCCTAAAAAACCACTTACAGTCAATGAGATTTTTACCTCGTTGTGGAGGAACCAAATGCCATGTTCTGTTTTTcctaagtgccatgatttcatcatTCATTGCTTTTCTCCAACGTGCATCACCCAAATCATCTTCAAGAGTATTGGGTTCTCCTGGTTCACCTGTTGAACACACTAGCCCATATTTTGTAACATGCTTATAATCAACAGGTTTAATTACCCCTTGTTGAAGTCGTGTTCGGCACGGAGTAGCAACAGGAGCCTCTGCAGAACACTCCAGCACAGAGGATCCAGGGTCTGGACTGGGCTGATCCTGTCCTGATCCCGAGGAAGATCCATGCAGGGCTCCAGAATCCGCAGTGTGAGCAGGCGATGCCGGGTTCGGATTTTCTGCGGTCGTGGCGCGTGGTGCAAGCGACGAGTTGGCCACAGAGGATCTGGGCCGGGGCGCATCATCATGGCCCAATGATTGCTGCCTGGACCCTGGGCTGACAGAGCCTGCCCCCGCATCCGCCGAACCAGTAGTGGCGTGCCGCTTGTAGACGCGCAATTGGCTGTCCTGCTGGACCCGGCCCAGACTAGAGCCAGCCTGCCACCTGTCGGGCGATGGTTCACGCGCGCGAGAGGGGGCATTGCGGCCCGCCAGGCTCTGTTGCGTGGCTAACGCGGACTCGCCTGTATGTCCGCCTAAGGCGTCCGCACGCCCGCCTGCGTCTGTCGGGACTGACGCGGCAGATTCACTGCCAGGCACGGATCCCGGGGAAGATCGGCTGCGCGTCTGCAGCTCTTGCTCCGATCCCGAGGAGGATCTGTCCCCTGAACCAGGACACATGAAATAAGGACCAGTTGGTCCGTTTTCGTCACCATTTTCTGCGATTTTTGCACCACTATTTTCTGCATCATCACAAGGCTCATGGAGACTATTAGTAGGGTTAGTCAACATATGATCATCACAATTTGTAATACCCCCTTGATCATAGCCAGAAAGATGAGAAGGTAGGAGCAAAATTTCTTTGCGGAGGAGTGTGCCGGCGTTAGGGTGTAGATCCGCAAAGGGGAACTTGGTCTCATCAAAGACAACATCGCGAGAGATGTAAACCCTACCAGTGGAGATGTCAAGACACTTTACACCTTTGTGTTGGGCACTATAACCAAGGAAAGCACACTGTTTTGATCTAAACATGAGCTTGCGTTTGTTATAACCGAAGATTTGGCCAACAAGCACAGCCAAAAACACGGAGAGAGGTGTAGTCTGGTTTTGTGTGGAGGAGCCGTTCCATGGGTGTTTCATTGTTAATAACACGGCTAGGTAACATGTTGATAATATGAACAGCTGTCAGAAAAGCCTCATCCCAGAACTTAAGGGGCATGGATGCTCCGGCTAGGAGGGGCAAGCTAACCTCAACAATGTGCCTATGCTTGCGTTCGGCCGACCCGTTTTGTCGGTGAGCATGCGGGCATGATACATGGTGAGATATGCCTATGCTTTGGAAGAAGGAATTGAGTTTCtcgtattcccctccccaatcAGACTGGACAGCAAGAATCTTACTGTCAAACTTTCTTTCAACAAGTGCTTGAAAGTTGTGGAAAACTTGGAATACATCTGATCTTCTCTTGAGGAGATAGATCCATGAAAATTTGCTATAGTCATTGATGAAACTCACATAATACGTGTGTCTACCAACAGAGGAGGGGGCAGGCCCCCACACATCAGAAAAGATCAACTGCAAAGGTTTGGTGGAGACACTAGTAGATATAGGGTACGGTAACTGATGACTTTTAGCACACTGACATGAATTACAAATAGTTTCAATGTTTCGCccaccaacaaacgggagcttatttttcctaagtaaTTTTTTAACCAAAGAGAAAGAGGCATGTCCTAAACGATCGTGCCATCGTGTGGACGAaagcttgatagcaccacaagcttgtttattgaatcttctaAACTCTGGAATCAACGGGTAGtgccctcgaacacatctaccgCGATAGAGAACTTTCCTCGTGGCCTGATCCGTGATCAAAAAGAAATAAGGATGAAACTCGAGAAAAACATGATTGTCAATGGCAATTCTATGAACGGAGAGAAGATTTTTGTGGGCACTAGAAACATGCAAGATTCTTTTGAGATGAATTTTACAACTAGGGGTATTAAAAATTGAATGGCCAATGTGACGTATGCCCATACCTTCACCATTGGTCGTGTGAATTTGATCCTTTCCACGATACTTCTCCTTCATGGTGACTTTCTTGAGCTCGTTGGTGATGTGGTTGGTGGCGCCGCTGTCAACGTACCAGTTTGTGTCAACTCCATAGGAGCCATCGGCTGCAGCGGCAACTTTCTCTTTATCTTGCGAGGAGTCACCATCATCTTCTTTGTAGCGGTACCAACAATCCTTTGCCATATGTCCTGGCTTGCCACAGATTTGGCAGCGAGGCAAATCTGGGCGGGATCTGTTGGAGCCACCACTGCCACCACCGCGACGCCCTTTGGAGTTTCCGGAGCGGCCGCCACCGCGCGAGTTGTTGGAGTAGCCACCACTGCTGGAGCCAAACCTCCCCTTGCCACGGGGAGATGGGCGTGAGCGAGAGCCACCACCGCGGCCTCTGAACGCAGAGTTGGCCGACGATTTGAAGCCACCACCGGAGCCTTGGTACTGCGCCATGCGTTGATCAAAGTTACTGAGCATGGCAAAAAGTTCATCAAGAATTACCGGGGTGACGCGAGCATCTAGTGCGGAGACAAGGGGCTGATAGTCTTGGTCCAGCCCGTGGATGATGTAGGACATGAGCTCGTCATCTTGGATGGGTTTGCCCGCCGCGGCGAGTTCATCGGCGAGACCTCTCATGGCGGCGAAGAAGGAGGCCACCGATTGATTTCCCTTCTGCGCATTGATCAGCGTTGTACGGATGTTGTTGACGCGGCTGGGTGACTGTGACGAGAACATGCTCGCCAGTGCCACCCAGAGTTCGTGCGCCGTGGTGATCGTGGTCACCGTGACGAGCACCTCCTTGGAGAGGTTATGGAGCAGGTATCCTAGGACCTGCTGGTCCTCCTTCACCCAAAGTGGATGAAGGGGATTCGGCTCGGTGGTCTCCTTGCCAGCGGCGTCCTTGCTGGTGAGGTCCTTAGCCGGCTCTCTCGCCGTGTCGTCGACGTAGTGGAAGACGCCGGCGCCCCGCAGCTGCGGCGTGATCTGGGTCCGCCACAGAACATAGTTGGTGCGGGAGAGCTTCTTCGGGACTCCACCGCTGAGCGGCGACtggaaggaggcggaggaggaagacatggctGCGCACTTGATGGAGATGGATTAGCTAGGGTTTTTGGTGGAAGAAgaaggctctgtataccatgtgcgaCTTGCGGTAAACGTCTTAGCCTTCCTGGCCGACGTGTTGCATGTTAAATAGAAGGGTTGCGAGCCCAAATACGCGTACAGGTTGTTGAGATAGATATATCTTGTAAAGGAAGAAAACTAGGGATAAGAGGAGATAAAGACATAAAAGAGTTTAGCTAACTAACTACTCCTCCGGCGGTGTTGATCTCCCTTCCTGTATACGCCTTGTACAAGTCTACACGCACGCAACCATATCATCACGTTTAACATACCACACTATGAATTGAGTTCTGAGCATTTGCTTGGGCCGATTGTTGGTTAATCAGCTGGGCCTGAGAGCATTTTACTTGACAGAATAAGCTGGCTGAAAGGGCAATGTGTGACTTTTAGATGGTGGAGCATCGCTTGCACGACTGGCGACACATGTTAGTGGCGTACTTAGCCTACTTAACATGCCTGATCTAAGGCCTAATCTAAGGAATGCCAGCTATATTGATCTAATGGTGACAGGATCTTGACTTGACTAACATAATGCTAATACCCGGAGTGCTCTAAGAGACTCAGATTGAGTTGACTTGCAATTTCTCTCAAGTGACAGCTGCTCATTCGCAATTTCACATGGACTCTGTACGGCAAACATGTGCAAGAACTTTTCGCTTTAATTAATGCAAAGTTCTGTGCAACTGAAAATTTGAATTACAACATTCAAAATTTTCTACTTGAATACCGAACTGAAAATAATGGTGTTGCAATCTATGAAGTGTTGTGTGATTTAGCCCTTGAATTAAATTTATGAGTTCTATCCTTGTTATCCCCAAATGTTCTAGGTACGTGTGTATTACGTCCTCCGTGGTGCATTACGTACAAGTTTATCCTGCATTGTCAGATTGTTGACGTTGATCGAGTCCATATGCACTCATTAGTCATGACATGGAAAAGAGGTTTATGGCGCCGGTGTTAGTGAATTGGCCCCCCATAATGTATCTACAGCACCGGGGTTGAGGTGCATCAGACACTGGCTGTGCTCTCTAGAATTTTTTGGAACATACAAAACACATAAACAATACGTATTTAGCATACCACATAATTTGCCGAAATTCCAAGGGCAGCTCAAGAACAAAATAAATCACAGTGTAGATAATTGACACTAGGACCACCAGTTAACAACCCAAATTAGATTAGCTTGTATTCTCAACTGGAATTTCCCTTCTTCTTTTTCTGTTATTGGAGATATGTTTTGAGTTTTGGATTTGAAATTTTCAGTTTAATTTGGATTAGCCACTATTCGCAACAAGATTTATCATTTTGAGTTTCTCAAGTAGCGGTTTAAACTTCAGGTTTTTTTCTTGTGTGTAGTATGGTACATAAATGTTACTTCTATATCCTTTTTTTTTCTTATTAGAACTTCTCTAAGCATTTCGGACAATAATTGGGGTTGGATACCTTTTTCCGCTTCCCTTTCCTTTCGTGTAGTATCCGATTCATGTTGATACTTATCAAGTTATCATTTCCTTCAATAGTTCCTCGGCAATGGGGAGATCTTAAGTCGATTTGCCGACAATAAGCATTGTAATCCAAATAGATAACCTACCTTGCCCTGCCACTTTGGTTGTGTTCCTTTCACTATGGATTTTGTCGAAAACCCCGCATACACCGAGTTCAATGTCCCAAGTGGAGTTTACTGCTTGCAGCAGGTGACTAATATAAAGATGAAATCATTGAATCACACATCGTCTTCTGTTTTGAACGAGAGGAAATACTCCATGTTATGAAAGATTTTTGTAGAAACTTGAGTCGACTCAACCATATCTTTGTTTTTGGTGATAGCACACACCATGAAAGATTTTCCCAGAAAAAATTCAATCAGCTCAGCTAAATATCTCTGTACATGTTGGGGGGCTTACAATAATTTTTTCCTCTCATCTCCGATCTAAGAACCACTGAACCCTCTGTACATCACTGTACATACATGTGTCAGGGCATTGAGAACTGGAAATACGTTCTCCATCGTGGTATTCACATCGGAAGACAGAGAGGAAGCAAGAATAATAGGAGGAGGGGGTGAAGAAAGATGAGAGAACTCTTCGAGCCCTCTACTCCGAGGCCTCCTCCACAATGCtctcgagctccggccgccacacGCCGACCCTGCAGCCGCTCCGCCGCCTCCGGTGGGCGCCCGACGCGGTCTTCTCGGACAGCAGCTCCGTCAGGTAGTTATCCTGCTCCGCGGTGCTCgcggcgccgccgccgctcttGCCCCGGCTGCTCGGCCGCCTGCTCTTCTTGTTGGAGCCCGGGCGGCTCTTCTTCCTCCTGTCAACCGCCGGCACCGTCGCGGACGGGATGAGGAAGTAGATGCGGCCGCGCTTGAGCTCGGTGTCCGGCGACACGATGACGAGCTTCTTGGTGGGGCACCCGACGCCGGCGGAGGACCACGCCGTGGCGATGGTGTGGTTGGGGTGCTCGGCGAGGACGGCGCCGCCCGTGATCGGGCAGCTGAACTCGTCGACGCGGCCGCTGAGGTGGACGATGCGGACCACGTCGAAGGAGCCGCAGGGGAGCATGCAGGTCAGGCAGCACCGCAGGCTGTTGCCCATGCTGTCGTCGTCGCCGGCGATGGAGCTCGAGTCGACGGCGATGAGATCAATCGATCGATCGCTAGCCTGGCTTGTTTAATTGGCTGCTGCTTGTTTGCTTGTGGGTTGTGATGGCAGTGGCAACTGGCAAAGGGGTTTATATAGCGCGCCAAGTGGAGTTTGCGGGGTGCCAGCTCAAGTCATAACTATCTTTGGTGGCTATTAAAATGTGTAGAGCTACGGCCACACCTAGGTATGACCCATCCATTTCCTTTTAGGCCATATTTGGTTGCTTTAAGATAAAATTTTAACTACCAATTGATTTTACTTTAAAATATGAATTTAATAAATTTATTTATATGTTATAAGAGTGCACAATAATAGAGTAATTGTTGATCGGAATCTTTTTTTAATCGATTAAAGTACACTTTACATAGCGTTATCAGTAGAATACACGGTTTGGATGGATTGGTTTACATATTCATAAGAAAGTTGTTATACGTAATTTTACAAATAAAATTTCAAAATTTGATATGCCAGGGCTGTATCAAGGTGCTAAGCTATTTCCATGGCTAATCCTTCATAGCAGAATTCTCTCAGTGGACCTTTCATCAATCTGTTACTAGCCTCATAAACTCATTTATTAGCTCTGCCTCAACAACCCTGGAGAATGTCGTCCACCTCTGTAGTAGACTGTCATTTCAGTCCCGCGGTTTGGGGCCTTCTTGAGGATTGGCTAGGGATCCTTCCAACTCCCTCATGCACGATCGCCAATCGGTCAACACAGGGTTGAATGTGATCATAGGCACCACATCCAAGAAAACGCACACAATTCGTAGTAGTCGTCTACTATATGCATTGTGGAGCGGGTGAAAATAACGGGACAAGGTACATATCTGAAGTGCATCTCGAAGTATCCCACATACCATTTCAGGATATCCAATGCATCGTCGGCGTCCATTTGCCACACGAGTCTAGCAATGACACTGAGGAGTAGTAGTCCTCATGTAGTTTGTacatattttttttaaaatacTTTGTTTTTCTCTCGTTCTCAATTAATAGAGGGTGTCCTGGGCaggattttttgaaaaaaaaactatatcTGTTTTAGAGTTTAAATGAAACTCAATTTTAAAGTTTTCTCCAAAGACTTGTTGTCGAGAAACATTGGGGGAGGCCCTTATCATATGTTTACCAGTAATTAAAAGGTTATTTACATGATATGTTCGAAAGGATCCAATTCTCCTTAACCAATAGTATTACACGTGTTCAACGCCAATCAAGGAGGTTTCATGAGAATGGAAATCTTGTGTGTAGAACATATGAACTTCAAAATTCTTGCAGTGCAGAATTGATAATTTTAAGCTATTTTTATGTGATAATCGGTAGTTGGAATGCACACAAGAATGTTTTTGTCCTAAAATCCAAAATAGAAATTGAATTGGGAATGGGAATGGGCCAGTACCTATTGTTAGGTAGGTTGTTTAGCCTTGTACCCCACTACATATCTGAGTCTTAAATTGACTCTAGCTCCTTGTAGCCTTATTTAGCGAATCCTATAGTTTGAAAAATAAATATCTCGACTTGCACCTTTTCTTGTGAAAGTTTGACTTACAACTTTGTCTAGCTGACTACATATAACTTTTTTCAACGCAAATTCGAATGACAATAGAGTTCATGGACACAGAATTCTCCGCGGGAGCGTCCCTTTCTCCCTGGCTATTCCCATGAAAGTGTGTCCCCAGCATTATTGATGGAATGAAATACGGCCAGCCTTTCTATACCAACTATATCTAGACATACTCCACACAAGAAAACGATATCTAGGCTGTAGGACAAGGAAAGGCACCGTGCACCATGTTCCCGGGGCCATGCAAGTTCGTTCAAGGCTTGCATTTTAAAAATGATTTGCCCCACTGGATACGTGTTCTCTGCCTTCCCATAGATTCCTTTTGGAGGCATCCCCATTAGTTTTTCACTAGCATCCAAAAACCGAGATGGCAGCTAGATTACTATTATGATTAGGCCAATAGTTTGAGACTGTTATGGTATAAGGATGGTGGTCATGGCGTAGCTAGCCAGCTTGTGTTCTTGGGCAGAAGTTGCCACGAAGGAGCCGATCGCATGCAATGATTAGGGGGGATCTTACCTGCATTATCTGTTGTGATTCTCACGGGGAACATTCCTAAACCCTAATGGCTAATGCCGTAGTAGAGTAGAGGGGTGGCTAAGGCGGCCTAAAATGCACAATGGAACCAGATGCTCTTGTGATAAACATGCTGATTTGGCCTTTAAACTTGACACTTAGTATGGAGCTTCCACACATATATGCTAGTAGGAtttactttgcaaagattgttccATCTTAAAATATCTGGAAAATTTAGCTACACGTTTTTGCCAATGTACGCTCTTGGTGAGGATGCTTTTAATTAAGAAGAAGAAAGATCTCCACTGCCACACTTGAAAAGATCAGATAAATCTTCTTTTTACAAATCGACTTTGTATATTGTAAAAAAATGGGCTTGAAAGTGTTTGTTAAGTTCAGCTTATGAGCGAATTTAAGCTTAACTCGCGTCACTTAGGAAGCCACTAACTAGCCACACCTGTCGTATGCTAAACGAGCAAATCTTGATTAGCAGAGATCTGGAAATCTCATGCACCAGCCAGATCGTTGAATGCACGCCCCTTGGTACGTAGTACGAAGTACGGATCACATTGCGAAAGTAGACTGAACATGTCTTGTACTACTAGAGTATTTGGATGCCGTTAGGTTCTTGTCTTATACTAGTGTATTATTAATTTTGATAACGTCTACTAGCATCACCCATGCCCAGCCTTTTACGGGAGAACAAAAATGGAGATGAGTAAACATGATTCTGATTTAGTAATGTTTATTATCACTCGAGTACACGGAAGAATAATCTTGTCACGAGTGGCGAAGGAACCTACGATGAAAAAGATgttacca
The Triticum dicoccoides isolate Atlit2015 ecotype Zavitan chromosome 3A, WEW_v2.0, whole genome shotgun sequence genome window above contains:
- the LOC119269447 gene encoding glutamyl-tRNA(Gln) amidotransferase subunit A-like isoform X3 — encoded protein: MRIPRGRRRPPPSLHLLLLFAALCFAALKTAAAAPRTGGTGEGGGGLASVTGSIMDTKDAIPAKDISRKEPVGGVIALKESMKYFDADFFNDSKLREMENGAKEFNVPAFRENRRLVAIKDGGLHDPSVLVFQSSWSSKSKVKESETFDYPQASMIQRPSNDEDIAFMSIIELGELIRTKKITSRELTDVFLRRLKRYGAVLESVITYTEDLAYKQAKEADDLLEQGKYLGPLHGIPYGLKDIIAVPQYNTTWGSKTFKNQVIDMEAFVYKRLKSAGAVLVAKLVTGSLAYDDIWFGGRTRNPWNIEEFSTGSSAGPTASTSAGMVPFAIGSETAGSITYPAARCGVTALRPSFGTIARTGVMSLSESLDKLGPFCRSATDCAIVLDAIRGADAGDPSSREIALEDPFHVDITKFTVGYLDSAEMEVVKVLSAKGAKLVPFKLNYTVESVQSILNITMDVDMLAHFDNWQREGHDDEYEAQDQWPVELRRARLVPAVDYVQAQRARGRLIREVQESFTVDAFIGNVTDWELVCLGNLVGLPIVVVPTGFKSIEHPPKGNTRRRTTVTTGIYAPPDHDHIALALAMAYQSVTDHHKQRPPIDAN
- the LOC119269447 gene encoding glutamyl-tRNA(Gln) amidotransferase subunit A-like isoform X2, whose translation is MRIPRGRRRPPPSLHLLLLFAALCFAALKTAAAAPRTGGTGEGGGGLASVTGSIMTWAAWPPKCAWLSLPTSGKSHSYTLVSKYHKIWKDAIPAKDISRKEPVGGVIALKESMKYFDADFFNDSKLREMENGAKEFNVPAFRENRRLVAIKDGGLHDPSVLVFQSSWSSKSKVKESETFDYPQASMIQRPSNDEDIAFMSIIELGELIRTKKITSRELTDVFLRRLKRYGAVLESVITYTEDLAYKQAKEADDLLEQGKYLGPLHGIPYGLKDIIAVPQYNTTWGSKTFKNQVIDMEAFVYKRLKSAGAVLVAKLVTGSLAYDDIWFGGRTRNPWNIEEFSTGSSAGPTASTSAGMVPFAIGSETAGSITYPAARCGVTALRPSFGTIARTGVMSLSESLDKLGPFCRSATDCAIVLDAIRGADAGDPSSREIALEDPFHVDITKFTVGYLDSAEMEVVKVLSAKGAKLVPFKLNYTVESVQSILNITMDVDMLAHFDNWQREGHDDEYEAQDQWPVELRRARLVPAVDYVQAQRARGRLIREVQESFTVDAFIGNVTDWELVCLGNLVGLPIVVVPTGFKSIEHPPKGNTRRRTTVTTGIYAPPDHDHIALALAMAYQSVTDHHKQRPPIDAN
- the LOC119272249 gene encoding uncharacterized protein LOC119272249 yields the protein MGNSLRCCLTCMLPCGSFDVVRIVHLSGRVDEFSCPITGGAVLAEHPNHTIATAWSSAGVGCPTKKLVIVSPDTELKRGRIYFLIPSATVPAVDRRKKSRPGSNKKSRRPSSRGKSGGGAASTAEQDNYLTELLSEKTASGAHRRRRSGCRVGVWRPELESIVEEASE
- the LOC119269447 gene encoding glutamyl-tRNA(Gln) amidotransferase subunit A-like isoform X1 translates to MRIPRGRRRPPPSLHLLLLFAALCFAALKTAAAAPRTGGTGEGGGGLASVTGSIMTWAAWPPKCAWLSLPTSGKSHSYTLVSKYHKIWKDTKDAIPAKDISRKEPVGGVIALKESMKYFDADFFNDSKLREMENGAKEFNVPAFRENRRLVAIKDGGLHDPSVLVFQSSWSSKSKVKESETFDYPQASMIQRPSNDEDIAFMSIIELGELIRTKKITSRELTDVFLRRLKRYGAVLESVITYTEDLAYKQAKEADDLLEQGKYLGPLHGIPYGLKDIIAVPQYNTTWGSKTFKNQVIDMEAFVYKRLKSAGAVLVAKLVTGSLAYDDIWFGGRTRNPWNIEEFSTGSSAGPTASTSAGMVPFAIGSETAGSITYPAARCGVTALRPSFGTIARTGVMSLSESLDKLGPFCRSATDCAIVLDAIRGADAGDPSSREIALEDPFHVDITKFTVGYLDSAEMEVVKVLSAKGAKLVPFKLNYTVESVQSILNITMDVDMLAHFDNWQREGHDDEYEAQDQWPVELRRARLVPAVDYVQAQRARGRLIREVQESFTVDAFIGNVTDWELVCLGNLVGLPIVVVPTGFKSIEHPPKGNTRRRTTVTTGIYAPPDHDHIALALAMAYQSVTDHHKQRPPIDAN